Below is a window of Oryza brachyantha chromosome 10, ObraRS2, whole genome shotgun sequence DNA.
CACAATCTCATGTACTGTAGTAGTTGGTTCTGTTGGAGTAAAGATCagtattaatatatttctttatcTAAAGCTGAGCTCGTTGCGTTCCCTTGAACACTCGCTCACTCGGCAGATGTGAGTTACTGAAGATTTTGTACGTGCTACAGTATCTGAACTTTCTGACGAACAGAGTAAAAAACAGAGTGCAGAGAAGCAAGTTTTGTGCAGCGAACAACAGCTTCTTTTGGGGGGTTTTCTCATCTATTTATTTCCCTCCATACCAGAGTTTGTTACATGCATAACTAACACAACCGATCAAACTGGATCCATCTAATGACCGTTCCATCCCATGGCCTGGAGCCCAACTTGGTCGCTGctcaaagaaaaaattgaaacaaacTGAAATAAGCTAACCAGCTTTTACTGAATAAACTACTGCTGCTGGCGACATACGAGGAAGACAAGGCGGACCGGTGGAGCACTTTATGAGTGCTATCACCAACTTGCTGTGAAATTTTAACATTGAATTGGAATTATGATACTTTCAGATCTACTCCATGCATATTTAAATTCAAAGCAACATGCTAATGGAACGAATTTTGGACCATCCGCCATAGGCGTGCGACTAGATTGCCAGGAGAAACGAGAACAAGGAAAAACAACACCTGATTAAccagaaaaacgaaaaattaacCCACCTAATAGACCGTGAAACATGTCATGGTGTAGTTAACGCAACGCACAAATTAGCCAAATAAGTATTTTCACAAGTTCATATGCATGAATTGCATTCACCTCGCAAGTTTATGGACAACAAATGGAAtttacttaatttaattaatatctatCAGCAATGGTACGATACCTTTTACTTAACagtagtagtataatactatatatttttataagtatattaaatattttattctaaattttggtaagatatatttaccaatttatctattttaaaatgatataagaCACAATTTTATCGcagagttatatattttactttaaaCTTTACCCTTCTCAAATTTTTACTACACATACTAGTGGTGTAGTAGAACCAAATCAGATATGTTGGAACGGCTCACGATCATTCGAGGgcaccttaaaaaaaatcccagaATATAGTATACTAAAGCAATTTTGACCCTTTTGTCCCTTAATATCTATCAGAATATAGTATAAGTATAGTAttaacaaataacaaaacaaataaatttcataccGCATAAGATTGGCCGGTTAACATCCAAAAAAACCCTAATTTATTTGTGGTACCGACCGGATTACGGAAGAAGGCCACTTGATGTGAGCTCTTGCTGAATAGAAGGGCAGCTTTTCAACAAATGCTTATAATCTTCGGTGCATCTCACAGCTTTCATGTGGGACGGCAGCTTGAGGAACCTCAGAACCACCTCCTTGAGGCCATGGCAGCCGTGCTGCTCCGCCAACGCCAGCGTGGTCGCAGCCGTGCTCACGCAGACGCGCTTCGACATCCTGCTCTCGCACATCAACCTCAGCCTCGGCATGTCGTACTTGTCGGCCGCCACCAGCAGATGCTGCGCCATTATCGCagccgcgctgtcgtcgttgtcgtcgtcgtcgtcgtccggcAGCTCGTCGGTGTAGATGAAGTGTAGGAACGCCCGGAACACGTCGGCGTGCATGTCGTCGATGCTTATGGTGGCGCCCTTCTCCACCTTCAAGGGGCCGAGCAGCTGCGCCTTGAAGACgagcgaccgggcggcgagcACCAGCCTGTGGGCCGGGAacctctcgccgccgacgacgaacGCCACGTCCGCGCCCTCCGTCTCCCCGAGGAGATCGCCAAGGTGCCAGCCCAGGCTCGACGGTGGCACCTCGACGACGAAAGGTGGCCCCTCCAGCTCGACGTCGAGCAGGATCGTGAAGCTGTCGTCCTTGAGACACCCCAGCTCCTCCAGCTTCTCCGGCGAGACGAACGATGCGTAGCCGTAGGACGTGTCTGGCCGGAAAGCGTGCTTAAACCGGAGTGCGTACGCGGCCGTTCCGGCAGGTTGGGCGATCAGATCGAACTGCACATCGGCGAGCAGACCAAGATCGACGCCACCAACACGCACAAGGAAGATAGATATTTGACCCGTCGCCGACTCGTTGGACCCGTTGGGGTAATACTTGATCTTCCATGGCTGGTCTCCGACGACGAAGGAGCTGGACAACATGTGCGCGCCGTTTCTCATCTCCCGGGTCTTGGAGTAATTGTCGACACGGACATGGAAAGTCCGTGTGGTTACCATGCCGACAATGGTTGAAGAAGACGACCAGCtgctgccgtcgccggcgacgcgggtgACCGCCAAGGGttccggcgaggcggcggacaTTGTGATTAGATCGGAAACGTCGTCCGTCCGGAAAGAGAAAAGGCGACAAATCCTTATATATAGGTAGAGATCGGTGATCGATATATGCTCGATCGCGCAGCGGAGGAGCTCCTCAAAAGACCTAGAGGTTCTGCTTTCGGTTCCCTCTCAGGCAGCGATgggctattttttttttgccaggcTATGACTAATTGCAGATAGCAGTGGGAGGCTTCTTttacaaccctatttaatttttttaaaaaaattatcttaacactatacaattttaattttaactcgTTTTAGATCcagtatttaaattttctatgtaaaatggTTGGGCCCATTATCACCCTTAACTGCATCTAGTCGCAGTTAGATAATTACtccctttaattttttattgacttttaatctatgtttgactctttgtcttatatatatatattaaaaaatatagttattgaTTGTCTTGttgttatttaatttatttattactaaattaatttcatgtatgatttataattttacatatttggataaaaaatttgaacaaaacgaaaggtcaaacataaatcgaAAAGACAACAACGCTAGTTAAAAAATCGACAGAAGTATTAAATTAAGATTCCTTGCCCTCAACAAGTATATCGGGCAATAGATTGCAAATTTAACACCAAAGCTTTGTAATCTAAACAAACTCTCAACGTAAATCAtcattattatgattttaggATAGATTATTTTGGTTGTTGTATAAAGTCGACAAGCAAAAATAGAcgtatgtataaatattttgtttatacatAAAGTTTtgaatggaaatattttagctttgtttaaagtttatggATACCTATGCATAAAGTTTGTGactacaaatattttatctatgtttaaagtttatgcATATTTATGTAACACGTTTAtgaatggaaatattttatttatgtataatgtttatgaatagaaatatattgtttattttgaaattttaccaatgaaaattatttttcataaatataatttgaagtagaaagttgaaaatttaagttcACTTTTATTTGAAAGGAGAACTtaagttaagaaaaaaatattgggaaggtttttctattaaatactagaaattacattttatatttagtgGGCCTAGTTAATGGAACCTCAAATTACATTGTCAAAATAATCACACAAAAAATTACATGCATGAGTTTTTAAACTAGCGCTCGCATGCACTCACACAGCTAATATCTATGATGTGTTGAAGCGTTTGTGTACCCTTGATATACGCAATACCCAAATAGAATCAGTAGAGTGAGAATGTAAtttacctttatttttttcaaaaattccaaataaaaatataattaacaataaaattagaatCACAATAACGATatgattttgtttctattttagaaaaacaaaccaaaatgATGTTTCACCCGAATAGAATGTGGAATTCATGTTAAATTCCAATTTGAATCTACTGTTCTAGAATTGCACGATATATAAGGCTTGCAGAGGATGAATGGCTTGCATGGGgagaagaaatagaaaaaagaagagataggaaaacaagaaatggaaaataaagaagaaaagaaagaaaaggacaaaacgaagagaagagaaaataagGAGTAgggaaaattaaaaattaaaaggttcTTAGTAGCTGTAGTCACAGTGGATCAAGTAAAAAATCATTGGGAATAGAACTAAGATAACTCGattgaaaataacattttagGTTTTAGTGCCCATCTATCTTTTTTCGTTGTCCAAAGATCACCAaccttttttaatttatttatagtgtcaagcataatttaatattttcaattaTAATCATCCTGATATAATATAAACTTCCCAAATCAATTGTCTGTTGATAGCAATTTAATATTACTGCCTTGACgcataatttatttcaaaattaaaattaacttggcACGgtacaacatacaaacattttttctagtcatatactaattaatatctGTTTGCACCATGTATGTcatgttctttattttttgttattttgcgAAACATCTCCTTAATTGGTTCTATTATCAGCCTCTCATATCTTTAATTTCACCATACCTGGTATGTTCCTTTTCACATTCTTCACAATCTTGTGACTCACGTATTTCTGCACTAGGAACAAACGCACTCATGGTTCATACACACTCACCCCTAAAACACACACTCTACCCCTATGGGCACTTTGAAAAACTGGACAGTCAACATTGGCCACAATTCCTTTTTGCCTGCTGACAAAATAGTAGGTCATAGGCAGTTCGCATGCAAAAAGGAGATCACCCAGTGTAGCTAAAAGGGGTAATTGGTCTAATGGATTATCGCAAGCGGTGCATAAGGAGAGtcatctgaaaaaaataatttctaggtGGCCAACACCAGGAACCGCTTGTGATGTCATCAGATCTACTATTTCTTCTCCCACCCGACCTCCACTCCTTTGCATGCCTTCACTCCTTCacggaaaaaacaaaaggtaggGGGAGGTTTTCGTTTCGAATCATTTAATATCTTTAACTCTCAAGGTTAGTGCACTAGCTCTATCTCCTATTTTGTTGCTATTTGTATTTCATTCTAAGCCAGCATTTCATAattcaaaaggaaaaggagcattttttgttgaaaatgTCCATGGTTTTGTATTTGTCACTTTCCAAAgcttatacatattttttttgtgcaaatctTCTTTGCTGTTGTAGTCTCACACAATGTGTATGATTTTTGTTGCAATTAGTGCTCCATATGTATAGTTGAATTTAGATGGATATCTAGATTTGGTATGGAGAGAGAAACCCTAATCTTGTGTGGAGATAGATAAAACCTACTGTAGTTTTAGTTTGTAATCATTGTCAAATACATAGCAAATCATaagttttgtaaattttattttggtgaaTGGAATTAATGGTTTTTGTGTAGTACggattttttcatgttttctcATAATTGCGACATGTTAATAGAACctcttaaaattttgaatctttATTTTGGTGTAATTTACTGATCCATTAGAGGTAGTAAcacttattttattgttttatcttAATTCCGACACGTTGATATAACCTCTTCAAATTTATATCTTTATACCGCTGCATGGAATAGTTATTTTTCACTGTTTTGTTTGTCTACCAAATAAGTATCTATGGAGTTGCAATAGTTTTTCTTGACTATATGATACCTTTGAGTGAATGATCGCTTGAAAGAATTGTTCTTAAACCTTAGAGATTCAGAGCTCATGAGATGACATAAATACAAATGCAAGAGGGACGTGGTGCTTAGGTACCCAATGGATACGCAATAGTGGAATTTGTTTACGAGAAGTATGCTCAATTTGTTGACAATCCAAGAAATGTGAGGTTCACACAAAGTACCGATGGGATGAACCCATTTGATGACTGGAGCAGCAAACACAACACTTAGCATGTACCTATGACCATGTACAACCTTTATAGCTATCCATGTCAAAAGAGGAAGTATGTTTTTGTTCATATTGATACAAGACCCAACACAACCAGGCAACTCTACATCGATGTTTTTCTCATACCTTTGCTTGAATACATGGCAAATCTTTGGGAAAATGGACTTAAGTTATGGGATGAGTACTTTAATCTATGATCTATAATTTTCATGACCATCAACGACCTACCTGCAATGTTTCTCTCAGGGCAGATGAAAGGGCACATCAGATGTTGCATATGAATTAATAGAACCATGTACAAGTACCtaacaacatataaatatgcatGTACATGCAACATGGATGATTCTTACCCAAAAGTCATAGATATAGTTTGATGGTGGCACATTTCGATTATACAACGAAGAAATACGTAGCAGAAACAAGCGTTGACATAGGAAAATTTGGGTTTGAATTGGTAAATGAAGTGAAGGTGGTCTTTAGAAAGGCCAAGAAGAAAGCGGGAAAGAGTAAGAAGAGTAATATAGACATAGTGCAAGAAGATGAACTGACTGTTccgtttaaaaaacattaaatattttacaagtGCTTACCACATTGGAAAGACTTAGCCAATCGTCATGCAATCGATGCAATCGATGCGATCAAGCGCAAAAAGACTGAAAATCGTGGGTCTCCATGGATATCTCCAAGGAGTACTCAAACGACAAGACCTTTCTACCAAAGAACTTATTCGATGAAGTACCATGGAAAATGCACCAATTTCACCAATGGTACCTGAAGACGAGTAAGAATGGGTTGAGTACGTAACAGTTAAGATCTCAGAGGAAGCCTTCATGTGTGGACTGCATGGACTTTACTAGATAGAGACTTCAAAGAGCTTTATGCCCTATATACTTATTAGAGAATGAATTAACATCGTCGGTACTTGGTGCCTATAAGTGACTATCTTGTTTTCCTATTTATCAACTGTATGTTGGGTCACAGaaactaatttatgaattatctCTCAGTTTTCTTGATACAGCTCACAATTTCACGACGTCTAATGAGCGAGAGAACCAATCGGGTACCTAGACCCACGCATGATTGCCAAGACACAGACGGTGGTGGTTAAATCTTACAGCTCGGAGTTAAAGGACACGACAGAAGAGCAAGTGCAATACATGCatagaaaaaatttatacataaaaaaggtCAACGTAGTTATATACATGGGAGGAGCTTTTCTGTCTTAGCAAGACAattgtcatatatattttctcccTGTCATTTTGAGCAAGTCATAATATAAACtatcattcaaaaaaattctgcaaatataaataaatgaatgttataattaaaataaatttagtaataaatctatttataaaaaaataattatcatgtaatttttctaataagatgaatgatcaaatatgtactgaaaatttaaaagacataatttattaaaatatatagagaatatatgttttattcgGACTAGTTTGTCTATTAAATTATACACATGATTAtgtcatttattttaatataattatatatggatgattctTTTTATGGTGAAGAGGGGCATtttgctagtatatatatatatatatatatatatatatatatatatatatataaaagatgcTACTACCAGTTTCTAGCATCaccatgatttatttatatgtgctgataaatatatatatatatatatttttttttcaatataaaacaATGGGAGTAATATATACATCGaccacttaattaattagattacTCTGTTGCGCCGCTTGCGggattacttatatttatattgctGGAACGGGCGGGATCAACCGCTCTCACCTGTGCGTCTCCCACCATCCACAGGGGCCCTCCGATCATCACTTCCTTAATTTCTCTCATctccatttgttttcttttcttattataaattaaacatatatgtacTGTAGCTCTTAAATTCACTTGGTGCCACGCACGCCACAGTACACATGAACATGCAGTGTGTGGCAACAGCTTGCTTTCTTCTCGATCGGTGGATGTATCTGTACTTATGAATGCTACCTACTTAACCCTATCCAGTTTGGCTTAGCTCTAGCTTCATCTCTTTTAGAGCACTTGCTTTCTTACTACCTctctaattcatttttttacgtCACTTCTCACCTTCCTTAACTCCATCTTGATCTGAaaccgttttttttttagagagagaTCTTAAACCGTTTAATTGGGTTTGCTCTACCACAgactctctctatatatatattattgaagGACTTGAATCCTACCAAACAAAACCtaattatgaaacagagtacACGTGATATCAACAAGCCACAGAGTACACgtgaacacatgcatgcagcgTGGCAACAGCTCGCTTGCACGCAttgaccgatcgatcgatctccttATGCATGAATGCACAGCCGTTGTTGGCAGAGACATGCATTTACGGCaatccatatatatactatctaAAAGTTCTTATGTTTTTGAATAATGACATGGTATTCTAAAGATATATCtaactatttatatattaaaatatataaaaactaagtAAAAagcttatttttgttatagtaTTATTTCTGACCCACCTATTATGGTAGTGTTTTTAACTAGAGATTTTGGAAGTCAgtaatggttaattttttgaaagttGACCATAATATTGTTGAAAACGATATGAATTATGAATACAGAGAGAATGCAAGATAGGCGGAGCTAGAGGCTCGTCCCGGaaccacccaaaaaaatccTAGCTGAagtacatacaaatatataataaatataagggaaaaatatcatctattaacatatgtaaaatgtatttttaattaattttaatttttattatgtatatTATATGCTATATTtgtgataattaaaaattacgTAAGTTCGACGGCCGAAAGTAAAAATTCATAGATACGCCGCTGGGGATCAATGCAACTAGATGGCGTCACGTCACGAGCAGTCAGATATCTACATACCTACCCCATTCACCCATGTCCATCTCCTCTCTTCCTGGATCGAAATCCGACTATATATAAGCGTAGGTAGACCAAACTCTCTCTACTCTCTCGACCTAGCTAGATAGTAGTAGAGTCTACTTCATCATCGATCGCTAGGAGCGAGCTACGGCCTACGCCCTTGCAGGGTCACCATCCATGGCGCCGTGGCACGCAGCTCCCGCCACCACCGCGCTGCTGCTCATCGTTCTTGCGCTGCCGCAGTGTGAGCCCAGAGACatgcccgcgccgccggcaaaGATCAGCACCACGGCCGAgggcgccgcccccgccgtgGGACTCAACGACCACAAGACCTTCCTTCCAGGCATGGGCAGTGGCCTGGGCGGAGGCTACGGTGGCGGCGTTGGAGGCTTCGCTGGCCCCGGTGGCA
It encodes the following:
- the LOC102718113 gene encoding BTB/POZ and MATH domain-containing protein 1-like, translated to MSAASPEPLAVTRVAGDGSSWSSSSTIVGMVTTRTFHVRVDNYSKTREMRNGAHMLSSSFVVGDQPWKIKYYPNGSNESATGQISIFLVRVGGVDLGLLADVQFDLIAQPAGTAAYALRFKHAFRPDTSYGYASFVSPEKLEELGCLKDDSFTILLDVELEGPPFVVEVPPSSLGWHLGDLLGETEGADVAFVVGGERFPAHRLVLAARSLVFKAQLLGPLKVEKGATISIDDMHADVFRAFLHFIYTDELPDDDDDDNDDSAAAIMAQHLLVAADKYDMPRLRLMCESRMSKRVCVSTAATTLALAEQHGCHGLKEVVLRFLKLPSHMKAVRCTEDYKHLLKSCPSIQQELTSSGLLP